The proteins below are encoded in one region of Clostridium estertheticum:
- a CDS encoding DUF262 and DUF1524 domain-containing protein yields MDAIKGNINSILNGAKQFIIPVYQRKYSWEQEQCQRLWDDIVEMQQQSRTGHFVGSIVNIAEQAMPTGIQKFMIIDGQQRMTTLTLLLIALRDFGFEHIEDKSINPKEINGMCIQNDYATGEGKYKMLLTQTDRPALIKLIERSPLDGINASRIIDNYKFFVGKIAEQKLSSQQIQEGVAKLQIVNITLDRAVDDAQLIFESLNSTGMDLYQSDLIRNYILMGLEPEMQHNIYENYWSLMEKLFNYEKQTPLMDKFFRDYLTFSNGKIPNFSKVYEEFKHYHRDKYKGNVVEFCKELYTYAKYYTNMYYAKSGDKQLDTIFNDIRQLQMEVAFPFLLKVYADYESNVITKEEFIEMLKCCESYVFRRAIAGIPTNSLNKTFTIMANKINPDKYLNSVKAYMIMLDSYKLFPDNEGFKSDFIIKDVYNMRIRNYIFSKLENINNKAPINIENYTIEHIMPQNKNPLPEWKQELGENWQEVQKTYLHSIGNLTLTAYNSEMSDYPFVKKLEIAGGFKESALRINSYVVKQTTWNESRITERANELCDIAKKIWKYPELTENELIELIPEDKATSEYKLEDYDYLVGDMLELFTIFNKRILNISSNVKREFKKLYIAYKADTNFADIVPQKARLRISINMKFNEVNDPKGLCKDVTDKGRWGNGDIEVHLENVRQLNDVMDIIIQSYNKQID; encoded by the coding sequence ATGGATGCTATAAAAGGAAATATAAACTCAATTTTAAACGGAGCTAAGCAATTTATTATTCCGGTTTACCAACGAAAATATAGTTGGGAACAAGAACAATGCCAAAGACTATGGGATGATATTGTTGAAATGCAACAGCAGAGTAGAACAGGACATTTCGTTGGTTCCATTGTAAATATAGCTGAACAGGCAATGCCAACAGGTATACAGAAATTTATGATCATAGACGGTCAACAAAGAATGACTACACTTACATTGTTATTAATAGCATTAAGAGATTTTGGATTTGAACATATAGAAGACAAATCTATTAATCCAAAAGAAATTAATGGCATGTGTATTCAGAACGATTATGCTACTGGTGAAGGAAAATATAAGATGTTATTAACACAGACTGATAGGCCTGCACTTATCAAATTAATAGAACGTAGTCCTTTAGATGGCATTAATGCATCAAGAATTATTGATAATTACAAATTTTTCGTAGGTAAAATTGCAGAGCAGAAATTAAGCTCTCAACAAATACAAGAGGGTGTAGCTAAATTACAGATAGTAAATATTACTTTGGATAGAGCAGTGGATGATGCACAGTTGATTTTTGAAAGTTTGAATAGTACGGGTATGGACCTATATCAATCTGATTTAATTAGAAATTATATTTTGATGGGATTAGAGCCAGAAATGCAGCATAATATCTATGAAAATTATTGGTCGTTGATGGAAAAGTTATTTAATTACGAGAAGCAAACACCCCTTATGGATAAATTCTTTAGAGATTATTTGACATTTAGTAATGGGAAAATTCCTAATTTTTCAAAGGTATATGAAGAATTTAAGCATTATCATAGAGATAAATACAAAGGAAATGTAGTTGAATTTTGTAAAGAATTATATACATATGCTAAATACTATACAAATATGTATTATGCAAAGAGCGGGGATAAACAATTAGATACTATTTTTAATGACATTAGGCAGTTACAGATGGAAGTTGCTTTTCCATTTTTATTAAAGGTATATGCAGATTATGAATCGAATGTAATAACTAAAGAAGAATTCATTGAAATGCTTAAATGCTGTGAAAGCTATGTATTTAGAAGGGCTATTGCAGGAATACCAACAAATTCATTAAATAAAACATTTACGATAATGGCAAATAAAATTAATCCTGATAAATATTTAAATTCAGTAAAGGCATATATGATTATGTTGGATTCTTATAAATTATTTCCTGACAATGAAGGATTTAAAAGTGATTTCATTATTAAAGATGTCTACAATATGCGAATTCGTAATTATATCTTTAGTAAACTGGAAAATATAAACAACAAGGCTCCAATTAATATAGAAAATTATACGATTGAACACATTATGCCACAGAATAAAAACCCATTACCTGAATGGAAACAAGAGCTTGGTGAGAATTGGCAGGAGGTACAAAAGACATATTTACATTCCATTGGTAATCTTACATTAACAGCATATAATTCCGAGATGTCTGATTATCCATTTGTTAAAAAATTAGAAATAGCAGGTGGATTTAAAGAAAGTGCATTAAGAATAAATAGCTATGTTGTTAAACAAACAACATGGAATGAAAGTAGAATCACTGAAAGAGCAAATGAATTATGTGATATAGCTAAAAAAATATGGAAATATCCAGAGCTTACTGAAAATGAATTGATAGAATTAATTCCAGAAGATAAGGCTACATCCGAATATAAATTAGAAGATTACGATTATTTAGTAGGAGATATGCTTGAATTGTTTACTATATTTAACAAGAGAATTCTTAATATTTCTTCAAACGTAAAAAGAGAATTTAAAAAATTATATATTGCTTATAAAGCAGATACTAATTTTGCTGATATAGTGCCACAAAAGGCTAGACTAAGAATTTCAATTAACATGAAATTCAATGAGGTTAATGACCCGAAAGGCCTGTGTAAAGATGTTACAGACAAAGGAAGGTGGGGGAATGGGGATATAGAAGTGCATTTAGAAAATGTAAGACAATTAAATGATGTTATGGATATTATTATTCAGTCCTATAACAAACAAATTGATTAA